In Maridesulfovibrio sp., a single genomic region encodes these proteins:
- a CDS encoding FtsX-like permease family protein encodes MSMPAEIKRPVLRSLAALLTVFAVLLLSVRAEAAFSTDAYRQTITDLSSIGDRSFGSKGSLKAADYIEKRFKELGRFKTGKHLFLAPAMVSGDVTFTLGNGRKASIKAAKFNAITPPATPRAGVKGPVIYVGKGDLDDFNGLPVKNAIVLMDLDSGKNWLNAASLGAAALIYVDKGITAKGFFNEKLELSPLDFPRYYMTEASAREDLGLIADGSQKLLADSGFVHSESRWERTESENVYCLIEGSDPDMAEQLVVIEAFYDTSTFIIGKGPGADEALSVASLIEIGKKLAANPPKRSVLLLATTGHGQSLRGMREFVEAVSGKSKTLKKAKAELRKKKDNAAMVLDGLEMDNPLATEMAVENPELYELLYTALKNQIKDEVDIISKQLMQLRMQEDANPQDIESLDAKRKLLRRISWKTDYSTLPSEELAAVKDLFPHVRDRVYKVKHDIKQQLEAIRSARELRKVVRSKEMVCTVSLYLSSHGEGVGAFGEGWFYALRPRVNLSRTFSIINNILGDAVPEVEKTTGTEGMYRDTLRPDRTRPWQTWLLDRPQFSSEIATMAGDLAFTFATVNDGRAYWGTPFDTVDKINWTGVGKQAELIEGLIRKISETPGELTTKKPRKGYSILSGKARFIRQGELFADQPAPGTIFMGFQGMTRFYAMADSEGDFQFSGVASKKLVQHKLIIEGYKYNDDGRIIWAIDKKQTGKNAYRVKMHRLDMETKLVMFGCRQTTLFDLLTPRTFRYMTKVEVLDGTRDAAPMHFWYSRIDTRSSTIASVFLEPNVPLKMTLSDTVLNRKMILIHSKPGNPAGNGYALDDWPIIPCTDHRAAADMWNLLKPRISNLESHGIVNTRIRDLEKMGTTALENARTAWKERRYDDFMKDSRKAWALASRVYLDVDQTQKDVLVGVLFYIALFIPFAYCMERVLFSFADIHKRIIGFLAILSAVIAVIYSVHPAFQLTYSPMVVILAFFILGLSVMVSLIIFFRFEKEMILLQQRAHRTQTSEISKWKAFTSAFVIGVSNLRRRKIRTFLTCLTLIILTFTIMSFTAVKSLREHTYVLFSESKPYFGLFMKNLGWKDLPRETFGIVTNDFDESGIVVPRAWMELDDKTTPAVTPVSYGGRHEEIKGLVGLSSREPAVSGIDKIMVDGSWLVPGVEAQILLSRKTAERLGAKAGDTVQVWGCNFKLSGIFDGDKFTEHQDLDGEPMTPVIFPSAAAQELSEVEAEAIESGEDIDTFQGRYTHIPGEVTAIIPYDTLMSMGGRLKAVAIGPVKGTFPQSTVNRLVDRYGLPIFSCDNSGTYICQASDSMNYSGVPNIIIPLIISALIVLNTMITSVYERKKEIAVYTSIGMAPTHVSFLFIAEAIAFAVISVVVGYLIAQTASGLLAGTPLWAGMTANYSSMAGVAAMILVIAVTLISVIYPSKVAANIAIPDVNRSWKMPETETNSIEATLPFLLKHEEQKDAGGFLLEYLEAHTDVSHGLFSTSEIEVNFGKEPLPKSSCDLLDGCPDHITCFRFNVRVWLAPFDFGVKQQVELRFRPAKVHPQFLETVLIITRESGEVGAWKRLNKDFINAIRKQFLIWRSLDPEKQQSFRDKIPEMMAFGFTGLNTKKTLADL; translated from the coding sequence ATGTCCATGCCGGCAGAGATTAAAAGACCTGTTTTACGATCGCTCGCTGCACTGCTGACCGTTTTCGCGGTGCTGCTGCTTTCGGTCCGGGCTGAAGCAGCCTTCTCCACGGATGCTTACCGCCAGACCATCACCGACCTATCCTCAATCGGAGACCGCTCCTTCGGCTCGAAAGGCAGCTTGAAGGCTGCGGACTATATTGAAAAAAGATTCAAGGAACTAGGCAGATTCAAGACCGGTAAACATCTGTTTCTGGCTCCGGCCATGGTTTCCGGAGACGTGACCTTCACATTGGGCAACGGTCGTAAGGCTTCCATCAAAGCTGCCAAATTCAATGCCATCACGCCTCCGGCCACACCCCGTGCCGGAGTCAAGGGACCGGTAATATATGTAGGCAAAGGAGATCTGGACGATTTCAACGGACTGCCGGTTAAAAACGCCATTGTGCTCATGGACCTTGATTCCGGCAAAAACTGGCTCAATGCGGCCAGTCTGGGCGCGGCAGCGCTTATCTATGTTGACAAAGGGATTACCGCCAAAGGTTTCTTCAACGAAAAGCTGGAGTTATCCCCGCTTGATTTTCCGCGCTACTACATGACAGAAGCCAGTGCCCGCGAAGATCTGGGACTGATTGCCGACGGCTCTCAAAAACTGCTTGCGGATTCAGGATTCGTCCACTCCGAAAGCAGGTGGGAAAGAACAGAATCGGAAAATGTCTACTGCCTCATTGAAGGCAGTGATCCGGATATGGCGGAACAGTTGGTTGTAATAGAAGCGTTCTACGACACTTCAACCTTCATTATTGGTAAGGGACCGGGCGCGGACGAAGCTCTTTCCGTGGCTTCCCTTATTGAAATAGGCAAAAAACTTGCCGCCAATCCGCCCAAAAGATCGGTACTTCTGCTCGCAACCACCGGCCATGGTCAGTCGCTGCGCGGCATGCGCGAATTTGTTGAAGCTGTATCCGGCAAGAGCAAGACCCTGAAAAAAGCAAAAGCCGAACTGCGTAAAAAGAAAGACAACGCAGCAATGGTGCTGGACGGTCTTGAAATGGACAACCCGCTGGCCACGGAAATGGCTGTGGAGAATCCGGAACTGTACGAACTGCTCTATACCGCCCTAAAAAACCAGATCAAAGACGAAGTTGACATCATAAGCAAGCAGCTGATGCAGTTGCGCATGCAGGAAGATGCAAACCCGCAGGACATCGAAAGCCTTGATGCAAAGCGCAAGCTGCTCCGCCGTATTTCATGGAAGACAGATTATTCCACCCTTCCGTCCGAAGAGCTGGCTGCGGTCAAAGACCTTTTCCCCCATGTCCGGGACAGGGTTTATAAAGTAAAGCACGATATCAAACAGCAGCTTGAAGCCATCCGAAGTGCGCGCGAGCTGCGCAAGGTAGTCCGTTCCAAAGAGATGGTCTGCACTGTTTCGCTCTATCTTTCCAGCCACGGAGAAGGAGTCGGCGCATTCGGCGAAGGCTGGTTCTATGCGCTGCGCCCGAGGGTAAACCTGTCTCGCACCTTCTCTATCATAAACAACATCCTGGGGGACGCGGTTCCGGAGGTTGAAAAAACAACCGGAACGGAAGGCATGTACCGTGATACCCTGCGCCCGGACAGAACCCGTCCCTGGCAGACATGGCTGCTTGACCGTCCCCAGTTCAGCAGCGAGATCGCAACCATGGCCGGTGATCTGGCTTTCACGTTTGCCACGGTCAACGACGGCCGGGCATACTGGGGCACCCCGTTCGACACGGTTGATAAAATAAACTGGACCGGTGTCGGAAAACAGGCCGAACTGATCGAAGGACTGATCAGAAAAATTTCCGAAACCCCCGGAGAACTGACCACCAAAAAACCGCGCAAGGGTTATTCCATCCTCAGCGGAAAGGCCAGATTCATCCGTCAGGGAGAACTTTTTGCTGACCAGCCCGCACCCGGAACCATATTTATGGGCTTTCAGGGCATGACCAGATTCTACGCCATGGCCGACTCCGAGGGAGATTTCCAGTTCAGCGGCGTGGCATCCAAAAAACTGGTCCAACACAAACTAATCATCGAAGGATACAAATACAACGATGACGGGCGGATCATCTGGGCCATTGATAAAAAACAGACCGGCAAAAACGCCTACCGGGTCAAAATGCACAGGCTGGACATGGAAACCAAGCTGGTCATGTTCGGCTGCCGCCAGACAACACTGTTCGACCTGCTAACACCGAGGACATTCCGCTACATGACCAAGGTCGAGGTTCTGGACGGAACGCGCGATGCGGCCCCCATGCATTTCTGGTACAGCCGCATAGACACAAGGTCTTCCACCATAGCAAGCGTCTTTCTGGAGCCCAATGTTCCACTTAAGATGACCCTTTCGGATACGGTGCTGAACCGCAAGATGATTCTGATCCATTCCAAGCCGGGCAATCCTGCCGGTAACGGCTATGCCCTTGACGACTGGCCCATAATCCCCTGCACCGACCACCGTGCGGCAGCGGATATGTGGAACCTGCTCAAGCCCCGCATCAGCAATCTGGAATCCCACGGAATCGTGAACACACGCATCCGCGATCTGGAAAAAATGGGTACAACGGCGCTGGAAAATGCCAGAACGGCATGGAAGGAAAGGCGTTACGATGATTTCATGAAGGACTCGCGCAAGGCCTGGGCACTGGCCTCCCGCGTCTACCTTGATGTGGATCAGACCCAGAAGGACGTCCTTGTCGGCGTTCTGTTCTACATAGCCCTGTTCATTCCATTCGCCTACTGCATGGAGAGGGTGCTCTTCTCCTTTGCGGACATTCACAAACGCATCATCGGATTTCTGGCCATACTTTCAGCCGTTATCGCGGTCATCTACTCCGTGCACCCGGCCTTCCAGCTGACCTACAGCCCCATGGTCGTAATCCTGGCCTTCTTCATTCTCGGACTTTCGGTCATGGTTTCGCTGATCATTTTCTTCCGCTTTGAAAAGGAAATGATCCTGCTGCAGCAGCGAGCCCACAGGACCCAGACTTCCGAGATAAGCAAGTGGAAGGCCTTCACCTCCGCTTTCGTTATCGGGGTAAGCAACCTGCGGCGCAGAAAAATCAGGACATTCCTGACCTGCCTGACCCTGATCATTCTGACCTTCACCATCATGAGTTTCACGGCAGTGAAGTCCCTGCGTGAACACACTTACGTTCTTTTCAGCGAAAGCAAGCCGTATTTCGGCCTGTTCATGAAAAATCTGGGCTGGAAGGACCTGCCGCGAGAGACCTTCGGAATCGTCACCAACGACTTCGATGAAAGCGGCATTGTCGTCCCTCGCGCATGGATGGAACTGGATGATAAGACCACCCCTGCCGTCACTCCGGTAAGTTATGGAGGCAGGCATGAAGAAATCAAGGGGCTGGTGGGGCTTAGCAGCAGAGAACCGGCCGTAAGCGGCATAGACAAAATCATGGTCGACGGGAGCTGGCTTGTGCCCGGTGTTGAAGCCCAGATTCTGCTTTCGCGGAAAACAGCAGAAAGGCTCGGCGCCAAGGCCGGTGATACCGTTCAGGTCTGGGGCTGCAATTTCAAACTGAGCGGAATCTTTGACGGCGATAAATTCACCGAACATCAGGATCTGGACGGGGAACCTATGACGCCGGTCATCTTTCCCTCCGCAGCGGCGCAGGAACTCAGCGAAGTGGAGGCGGAGGCCATTGAGTCCGGTGAGGATATTGATACCTTCCAGGGACGCTACACACACATTCCCGGAGAAGTGACCGCGATCATCCCCTACGACACACTCATGTCCATGGGCGGACGCCTCAAGGCCGTGGCAATCGGCCCCGTAAAAGGCACATTTCCGCAGTCCACGGTCAACAGGCTGGTGGACCGTTACGGACTGCCCATATTCAGCTGCGACAACAGCGGAACATACATCTGCCAGGCATCCGACAGCATGAACTACTCCGGAGTGCCCAACATAATCATACCGCTGATCATTTCCGCGCTTATTGTGCTCAACACCATGATAACCAGTGTCTATGAACGCAAAAAGGAAATTGCGGTCTATACCTCCATCGGTATGGCCCCGACACACGTTTCCTTCCTTTTCATAGCCGAGGCCATAGCCTTTGCGGTGATCAGCGTAGTGGTGGGATACCTGATCGCCCAGACCGCTTCCGGGCTGCTTGCCGGAACTCCCCTCTGGGCCGGAATGACCGCCAACTACTCATCCATGGCCGGTGTGGCGGCAATGATCCTGGTCATAGCCGTAACACTTATCTCGGTTATCTACCCCTCGAAGGTTGCTGCAAACATAGCCATCCCCGATGTCAACAGATCGTGGAAAATGCCGGAAACCGAAACGAATTCAATCGAAGCCACCCTGCCCTTCCTGCTCAAGCATGAAGAACAGAAGGATGCCGGAGGTTTCCTGCTGGAATATCTCGAAGCCCATACGGACGTCTCGCACGGGCTGTTCTCCACTTCCGAAATAGAAGTGAACTTCGGCAAGGAACCGCTTCCCAAGTCCTCCTGCGACCTGCTGGACGGATGCCCGGATCACATCACCTGTTTTCGGTTCAACGTCCGGGTCTGGCTGGCACCTTTCGATTTCGGTGTCAAACAGCAGGTTGAATTACGATTCAGGCCGGCAAAGGTCCATCCGCAATTTCTGGAGACCGTCCTGATAATCACCAGAGAATCCGGTGAAGTCGGGGCCTGGAAACGGTTGAACAAGGATTTCATCAACGCCATCAGGAAGCAGTTCCTCATCTGGCGCTCGCTTGATCCGGAAAAACAGCAGTCCTTCCGCGACAAGATACCGGAAATGATGGCCTTCGGATTCACGGGGCTTAATACAAAGAAAACTCTTGCGGACCTGTAA
- a CDS encoding ABC transporter ATP-binding protein has protein sequence MADQHTIVRVSGVKKNFKLGNTDVQALKGVDLEIYAGEYLSIMGPSGSGKSTLFNMIGGLDKPSEGKVYIDEVDIAQLDAFELAWLRNRKIGYIFQTFNLIQVMTALENITLPMIFAGVHNDAAVAKGIELLDLVGLNKRYNHKPQELSGGQQQRVAIARSLANDPAIILADEPTGNLDLSTGEEIIKLMNDLSKERGVTIITATHDYKMLNASDRVVWIEDGMIKKIEDREQLNIDVGCIRMA, from the coding sequence ATGGCCGATCAGCACACAATCGTCCGGGTTTCCGGAGTCAAAAAAAATTTCAAACTCGGCAATACCGATGTCCAGGCTCTCAAAGGAGTTGATCTGGAAATCTACGCCGGGGAATACCTGTCCATCATGGGCCCTTCGGGTTCAGGGAAATCCACCCTGTTCAACATGATCGGAGGACTCGACAAGCCTTCGGAAGGAAAAGTCTACATTGACGAAGTGGATATCGCCCAGCTTGACGCCTTTGAACTCGCATGGCTCAGAAACAGGAAGATCGGCTATATTTTTCAGACCTTCAACCTGATACAGGTAATGACCGCACTGGAAAACATCACCCTGCCCATGATTTTCGCCGGGGTGCACAATGATGCTGCCGTGGCCAAGGGAATAGAACTGCTTGATCTGGTCGGGCTCAACAAGAGATACAACCACAAACCGCAGGAACTTTCCGGAGGTCAGCAGCAGAGGGTCGCCATAGCCAGATCTCTGGCCAACGACCCGGCCATCATTCTCGCGGACGAACCCACCGGTAACCTGGACCTCTCCACCGGCGAAGAAATCATCAAGCTCATGAACGATCTCAGCAAGGAACGCGGAGTAACCATCATCACAGCCACGCATGACTACAAGATGCTCAACGCCTCCGACCGGGTTGTCTGGATCGAGGACGGCATGATCAAGAAAATCGAAGACCGCGAACAGCTCAATATTGATGTGGGCTGCATCCGTATGGCCTGA
- a CDS encoding FtsX-like permease family protein yields the protein MSQKRIPFQDPDSPMDIEAQVVLPFDKSLEISLKSLKSRFLRNMVTVTSLILAVSFLAYILVGSDISSGLYHSGDPGLVKELERSGYEAGGSAKERWIVILSLLVCTVGIINAQLMAVTERFREIGTMKCLGALDSFVLRLFVLEASMQGVAGSILGALLGTVIALLIGMLRFGFSALTMLPVGETGLSMAYSVGVGFGLSLLGVIYPAFIAARMRPIEAMRVEE from the coding sequence ATGTCGCAAAAGAGAATCCCATTCCAAGATCCGGACTCGCCGATGGATATTGAGGCCCAGGTGGTGCTTCCGTTCGACAAGTCGCTGGAAATCAGTCTGAAAAGTCTGAAGTCGCGTTTTCTGCGCAACATGGTAACAGTAACCAGCCTGATTCTGGCGGTTTCCTTTCTCGCCTATATTCTGGTCGGTTCGGATATTTCCAGCGGACTGTACCACTCCGGTGACCCCGGATTGGTAAAAGAGCTTGAAAGGAGCGGATACGAGGCCGGGGGAAGTGCCAAGGAACGCTGGATCGTCATCCTTTCACTGCTGGTATGCACTGTCGGAATCATAAATGCCCAGTTGATGGCCGTGACTGAACGATTCAGGGAAATAGGCACCATGAAATGCCTCGGGGCTCTGGACAGTTTCGTGCTGCGCCTTTTCGTGCTTGAAGCTTCCATGCAGGGAGTGGCCGGTTCCATTCTGGGGGCGCTGCTGGGCACTGTCATAGCCCTGCTCATCGGCATGCTCAGATTCGGTTTCAGCGCCCTGACTATGCTGCCTGTAGGCGAAACTGGACTGTCCATGGCCTATTCCGTCGGTGTCGGGTTCGGTCTGAGTCTGCTCGGAGTCATCTATCCCGCCTTCATCGCCGCGCGCATGCGCCCGATTGAAGCCATGCGGGTCGAAGAATAA
- a CDS encoding polysaccharide deacetylase family protein: MSYRPVASIWKTPLPLLIEAFDTWWKELETAVPAGGCDVFFRADDIGYPGRQFSEMIEVFKKHEAPLSLAVVPAWVNEQRMNELFRVLGKDMSLWCLHQHGYRHINCEKQGKKFEFGPSRNQSRVTAELSRGREKLGRLLGENFCPFFTPPWNRCSSETMNSLAELGFVAISRSINVSPCPLDNLPDLPINIDLHTVKAKTPAAGISELQRQIKQAVSTDYAGFMLHHQRMNRTALAFLDYLLIKIKKTPELHIRDIREMLS, encoded by the coding sequence ATGTCGTACAGACCAGTCGCGTCCATATGGAAGACCCCGCTTCCTTTACTGATTGAAGCTTTCGACACCTGGTGGAAAGAGCTGGAAACAGCTGTTCCTGCCGGCGGCTGCGATGTTTTCTTTCGCGCCGATGACATAGGCTATCCCGGCAGACAGTTTTCCGAAATGATCGAAGTGTTCAAAAAGCACGAAGCGCCACTGTCTCTGGCTGTTGTTCCGGCCTGGGTCAACGAACAGCGCATGAATGAGCTTTTCCGCGTACTAGGAAAAGATATGAGCCTGTGGTGCCTTCACCAGCATGGATACAGACACATAAATTGTGAAAAACAGGGAAAGAAATTCGAATTCGGACCTTCCAGAAATCAAAGCAGAGTTACCGCGGAACTCAGCAGAGGCAGAGAAAAGCTGGGCCGTCTGCTCGGCGAGAACTTCTGCCCTTTCTTCACTCCTCCCTGGAACCGCTGCAGCAGCGAAACAATGAACAGTCTGGCGGAACTCGGCTTTGTTGCCATATCCAGATCCATCAACGTTTCTCCCTGCCCGCTGGACAATCTTCCGGACCTGCCTATCAACATAGACCTGCACACAGTAAAGGCCAAAACCCCGGCCGCGGGCATCAGCGAGCTGCAGAGACAGATAAAACAGGCGGTCAGCACCGATTACGCCGGATTTATGCTGCACCACCAGAGAATGAACAGGACAGCACTGGCCTTTCTAGACTACCTGCTTATAAAAATTAAAAAAACTCCCGAGCTCCATATCAGAGATATCAGAGAAATGTTATCCTGA
- a CDS encoding glycosyltransferase: MGHFFRSLEIARALEREKVIFVAGGERPDQEIPSNIKYCQLPGLAMDEHFGALMPTEPDRDLEEVKAERTETLFRIFEKERPDVFLIELFPFGRKAFRFELIPLLDAIKEDRFGHVKVVCSLRDILVERDDGGKHEARVIKYLNKYFDMLLIHSDPAIASLEETFGNMEKIEIPCRYTGFAARKPLKGARREIRDKMGLTGEDKLLIASAGGGKVGGELMSAVLDGFSSIKSQHARLLMLTGPFLDSDAYENLCNRAEKNTRIKIKRFAPDFTNLLMAGDAMVSMAGYNTCMDILASGIPAAVYPFSFNREQTMRAEKISRHIRLDILKQEDLAISRMEDIINNLLIRNRTSPDHGIDLNGAGNSAEIIRKAGNN, encoded by the coding sequence ATGGGACATTTTTTTCGCAGCCTGGAAATAGCCCGTGCACTTGAACGAGAAAAGGTCATCTTCGTAGCCGGAGGCGAACGTCCGGATCAGGAAATCCCTTCAAATATAAAATACTGCCAGTTGCCGGGGCTGGCCATGGACGAACATTTCGGGGCGCTCATGCCCACCGAACCGGACCGGGATCTGGAAGAGGTAAAGGCCGAACGCACGGAAACACTCTTCAGAATATTTGAAAAGGAACGTCCGGATGTTTTTCTCATCGAACTGTTCCCCTTCGGACGCAAGGCTTTCCGCTTTGAGCTTATCCCGCTATTAGATGCAATAAAGGAAGACAGATTCGGCCACGTCAAGGTGGTCTGCTCTCTGCGGGATATCCTTGTCGAACGAGATGACGGAGGCAAACACGAAGCACGGGTCATCAAATACCTGAATAAATATTTTGACATGCTCCTTATCCATTCCGACCCCGCCATCGCCTCGCTTGAAGAAACATTCGGCAATATGGAAAAGATAGAAATTCCCTGCCGTTATACCGGATTTGCCGCCCGCAAACCATTAAAGGGAGCGCGACGCGAAATTCGCGACAAAATGGGACTTACCGGGGAAGACAAGCTGCTCATCGCCAGTGCAGGCGGCGGAAAGGTCGGTGGAGAACTCATGAGCGCAGTGCTTGACGGTTTTTCAAGCATAAAATCGCAGCATGCAAGGCTGCTGATGCTCACCGGACCTTTTCTGGACAGTGATGCATACGAAAATCTCTGTAACAGGGCAGAAAAAAATACCCGAATAAAGATCAAGCGCTTTGCCCCGGACTTCACCAACCTGCTCATGGCCGGTGATGCCATGGTGTCCATGGCCGGATACAACACCTGCATGGACATACTTGCTTCCGGAATTCCGGCTGCGGTGTACCCTTTTTCCTTCAACCGCGAACAGACAATGCGCGCCGAAAAGATTTCCCGGCATATACGTCTGGATATCCTGAAACAGGAAGACCTTGCCATCTCCCGAATGGAAGATATTATAAACAACCTGCTGATTCGTAATCGAACTTCACCTGATCATGGTATAGACCTTAACGGCGCAGGCAACTCTGCAGAGATCATAAGAAAAGCCGGAAACAATTAA
- a CDS encoding histidine phosphatase family protein: MKTVSLAIIRHSVTEWNEQNRIQGHMDSPLTAYGRELAAGWRQTIDPSSFDAVITSDLGRAIETADIITEGLKLPALRLKGLREQDWGSWSGLTTDELHARFPGRLDAEIAKGWKFRPDEGESRMEASSRGISSLQEGAVEIARMVDKKEPRVLVVVHEGIMKTIIYKLANHDFKADKPKLIKRRRLHWLKWDGTLSIDRLNETL; the protein is encoded by the coding sequence ATGAAGACAGTCAGCCTAGCGATCATCAGGCATTCTGTAACCGAATGGAATGAACAGAACAGGATTCAGGGGCATATGGATTCTCCTCTGACGGCCTATGGCCGCGAGCTTGCGGCCGGATGGAGGCAGACAATTGATCCGTCCTCCTTTGACGCAGTCATTACCAGCGACCTCGGCAGGGCTATTGAAACAGCAGACATCATAACTGAAGGACTGAAACTGCCTGCCCTGCGCTTAAAGGGGCTGCGGGAACAGGATTGGGGTTCATGGTCAGGGCTGACGACAGACGAACTGCATGCCCGCTTCCCCGGAAGGCTGGATGCGGAAATAGCAAAAGGATGGAAGTTCCGCCCGGACGAAGGCGAAAGCCGCATGGAGGCATCAAGCAGAGGAATCAGTTCTCTGCAGGAAGGTGCCGTAGAAATTGCCCGCATGGTGGACAAAAAGGAACCGCGTGTACTTGTCGTGGTACACGAAGGGATAATGAAGACCATCATCTACAAGCTGGCAAACCACGACTTCAAGGCAGACAAGCCGAAGCTCATCAAGCGGCGGAGGCTGCACTGGTTGAAATGGGACGGAACCCTCTCGATTGACAGGCTGAATGAGACATTATAA
- a CDS encoding glycosyltransferase family 4 protein: MRIAFFAPHKPVDHPVPSGDLMIARGLRDFLIDSGHRVEIASRERLWKIIESPGRWPSVFFEYGRILERMEKFRPDLWITYHSYHKSPDLYGPEISQRLGIPYVIYQGVFATKYRRNFRTWPGYMANKKALLYSAHVFANKEIDFCNLSRIIIPEKLSRTYPGINTDDFSFCPHSRKDVRSQLGLGKTTTLISVAMLREDVKAESITDLIQAFGTAAGDTPDMRLLIAGEGEARARLEKLAEKVAGEKIVFLGSIPRKELFRYYSAADVFAFPGINEALGMVYLEAQCAGLPVVAYSTRGPSEAVAHMETGLLSPQGDIQALAENITEIVRNTELRERMKKAAPKRIKRIFDLRSNLAQVEKQLLKLI, encoded by the coding sequence ATGCGGATAGCGTTTTTTGCACCACATAAACCCGTGGATCATCCTGTCCCTTCCGGCGATCTCATGATCGCACGGGGATTGCGCGATTTCCTGATCGACAGCGGACACCGGGTAGAAATCGCCAGCCGCGAACGCCTTTGGAAAATAATAGAATCCCCCGGAAGATGGCCTTCCGTATTTTTTGAATATGGAAGGATACTGGAAAGGATGGAAAAATTCCGTCCGGACCTATGGATAACCTACCACAGTTACCACAAATCCCCAGACCTATACGGGCCGGAAATATCTCAGCGGCTCGGCATTCCCTACGTAATATACCAGGGTGTTTTCGCCACCAAGTACAGACGAAATTTCAGGACATGGCCAGGCTACATGGCAAACAAGAAGGCCCTCCTATACTCGGCCCATGTATTCGCCAACAAAGAAATAGATTTTTGCAATTTATCCAGAATTATAATACCTGAAAAACTATCAAGGACTTACCCCGGCATAAATACGGACGATTTTTCTTTCTGCCCGCACAGCAGGAAGGATGTCCGCAGCCAGTTGGGACTGGGCAAAACGACCACCCTCATATCAGTTGCAATGCTGCGTGAAGATGTAAAAGCCGAAAGCATAACCGATCTTATACAAGCTTTCGGAACAGCTGCCGGAGATACCCCGGATATGCGCCTGCTGATAGCTGGAGAAGGGGAAGCCCGGGCACGGCTGGAAAAACTGGCTGAGAAAGTCGCCGGAGAAAAAATCGTTTTTCTCGGAAGCATCCCCAGAAAAGAACTGTTCCGCTATTACAGTGCGGCGGATGTCTTTGCGTTTCCGGGAATAAACGAAGCCCTTGGAATGGTTTATCTTGAGGCGCAGTGCGCAGGTCTTCCGGTGGTGGCCTACTCTACGCGAGGCCCAAGCGAAGCTGTAGCTCACATGGAGACAGGTCTGCTCTCACCTCAGGGAGACATTCAGGCTCTGGCAGAGAACATAACGGAAATCGTCCGCAACACGGAGTTGCGGGAACGCATGAAAAAAGCGGCTCCCAAACGAATCAAACGTATATTTGACCTCAGGTCCAACCTTGCACAGGTAGAAAAGCAACTGCTGAAACTCATATAA